In Pedobacter sp. W3I1, one DNA window encodes the following:
- the traK gene encoding conjugative transposon protein TraK: MIIKNIESKIRLATLVSMGSLVCASLISISTGFFAYKQIEIARKSIYIFENNVPVMARQTDEQLIRPAVYRGHVELFHSLFFSLTPDDRYIDYQMKKAMYLIDESGMQQYLNLKEKGYFSSILSSSSVLTLQTDSIYIDVKKKYFRYYGKQRIERRSSIVTRSMITEGYLRDIPKSDNNLYGVLILSWKTIENKDIENVQKNPI, from the coding sequence ATGATCATTAAAAATATTGAGTCCAAAATCCGTTTGGCCACTCTGGTTTCCATGGGCAGTCTGGTCTGTGCCTCTCTAATCTCTATTTCGACTGGCTTTTTCGCCTACAAGCAGATCGAGATTGCTAGAAAGAGTATTTACATTTTTGAAAACAATGTACCTGTAATGGCCAGACAGACCGATGAGCAGCTGATCCGGCCAGCGGTATACCGTGGACATGTGGAGCTTTTTCATTCACTGTTTTTTTCCCTTACCCCGGATGACAGGTATATCGATTACCAGATGAAAAAGGCCATGTACCTCATCGATGAGTCAGGGATGCAGCAATACCTGAATTTAAAGGAAAAAGGATATTTCAGTTCCATACTTTCCAGCAGTTCTGTGCTTACCCTTCAGACAGATTCAATCTATATCGACGTCAAAAAGAAATACTTCCGCTATTATGGAAAGCAGCGGATCGAGCGAAGGAGTTCTATTGTTACCCGTTCAATGATAACTGAAGGCTACTTAAGGGATATCCCGAAAAGTGACAATAACCTATATGGAGTACTGATCCTCTCCTGGAAGACCATTGAAAATAAAGATATCGAAAATGTTCAGAAAAATCCGATCTAA
- a CDS encoding type IV secretory system conjugative DNA transfer family protein, whose product MEETREIQKLHGFLQCLIYFAIALEISIFVYLNAPFWGIFNVGLVKIKTIIIYKELIFSKFSVLLLICLVSIGTLSKKQLDFDPKTKVLYPLTFGLLLYFGSTFFYGKPGRLVFAYTTVMDLTYMVFSLVGAILISISMDNVSKIIRSGLGKDKWNVEAESFMQQVKKIENPYSVNIPMLFYFKRKVRKGWVNIVNPFRATILIGTPGSGKSFSIVNPFIRQLIAKSFTVCLYDFKFPDLGKIAYYQFLKAKKKGLLKDFTFHVINLTDVEKSRRINPFRCDYITMLADASETAEGTVEALKKGDKASGSDAFFTQSAINFLASCIYFMSRFEKGKYSSLPHVMAFLNRSYEEIFSVLFTNQELVSLLSPFKSAFAAKAFDQLEGQIGTLKIFMSRMATKETFWVFSGDDFNLKISDPSSPGILVLANDPNTQNINSACYSVVINRLTRLINSKGNLPSAILLDEGPTIFVHRIENLIATGRSNKVAVLIGMQELPQFKQQYGKDTATTITSVVGNVLSGSARNKETLDWLERIFGKSKQIGESISIDRSKVSKSISEKLEVLIPAGKITTLGAGELVGLLATDVDDKYTGEYETSAINCKINLDLKEIQKEEEGYVELPKFYDFGGKKEEILTRNFLRINQEIELLVAGFM is encoded by the coding sequence ATGGAAGAGACCAGGGAAATTCAGAAACTTCACGGTTTTTTGCAGTGTCTGATCTATTTTGCGATCGCGCTGGAGATAAGTATTTTTGTTTATCTAAACGCACCCTTCTGGGGCATTTTCAATGTAGGACTGGTAAAGATCAAAACAATAATTATTTATAAAGAGCTGATTTTTAGTAAGTTTTCTGTGCTGCTATTAATCTGTCTTGTCAGTATTGGTACGCTATCCAAAAAACAGCTGGACTTTGATCCCAAGACAAAAGTACTTTATCCTTTAACATTTGGTCTGCTCCTTTATTTCGGTAGCACGTTTTTTTATGGAAAACCAGGTCGGTTGGTGTTTGCATACACTACGGTAATGGATCTGACCTATATGGTATTTTCCCTTGTCGGAGCTATACTGATCAGTATTTCCATGGATAATGTTTCTAAAATCATCAGGTCGGGACTGGGAAAGGATAAATGGAATGTTGAAGCTGAAAGTTTCATGCAGCAGGTCAAAAAGATAGAGAATCCTTACTCGGTAAATATACCGATGCTTTTCTATTTTAAACGGAAAGTGCGGAAGGGCTGGGTAAATATTGTAAATCCCTTCCGTGCAACAATTTTAATCGGGACCCCAGGATCTGGAAAATCTTTTTCGATCGTTAACCCCTTTATCAGGCAGCTGATTGCAAAGTCATTTACAGTCTGTTTATACGATTTTAAGTTTCCTGATCTTGGAAAGATTGCTTATTACCAGTTTTTGAAGGCAAAGAAAAAAGGCTTACTGAAAGATTTTACTTTTCATGTGATCAACTTGACGGATGTCGAAAAAAGCAGAAGGATAAATCCGTTCCGGTGCGATTATATCACGATGCTGGCAGATGCTTCAGAGACTGCGGAAGGAACCGTGGAAGCACTTAAGAAAGGAGATAAGGCCAGTGGGAGTGATGCTTTTTTTACGCAATCAGCCATCAATTTTCTGGCTTCCTGTATCTATTTTATGAGCAGGTTTGAAAAGGGGAAATATTCCAGTCTTCCGCATGTAATGGCTTTTTTAAACCGTTCTTATGAAGAGATTTTTTCTGTACTTTTTACCAACCAAGAGCTAGTCTCACTGCTATCGCCTTTCAAATCTGCATTCGCTGCAAAGGCTTTTGATCAATTGGAAGGGCAGATTGGAACGTTAAAAATATTCATGAGCCGCATGGCTACAAAGGAAACATTCTGGGTGTTTTCCGGGGATGATTTCAACCTGAAAATTTCTGATCCGTCATCGCCGGGGATATTGGTGCTGGCGAACGATCCCAATACGCAGAACATCAATTCTGCCTGTTATTCGGTTGTAATTAACCGGCTTACCAGGCTGATCAATTCAAAGGGAAATCTTCCGTCGGCAATTTTACTTGATGAAGGTCCTACAATTTTCGTTCACCGGATTGAGAACCTGATTGCAACGGGAAGATCCAATAAGGTTGCCGTATTAATAGGAATGCAGGAGTTGCCCCAGTTCAAACAGCAGTACGGAAAAGATACGGCAACTACCATCACTTCCGTAGTTGGCAATGTGCTCTCCGGTTCTGCGAGGAACAAAGAAACATTAGACTGGCTGGAAAGGATCTTCGGTAAATCAAAACAGATCGGCGAAAGTATTTCCATCGATAGGAGCAAAGTATCCAAATCGATCAGTGAAAAACTGGAAGTACTGATTCCTGCAGGTAAGATCACTACGCTCGGTGCAGGAGAGCTGGTGGGGTTACTGGCTACGGATGTAGATGATAAGTATACCGGTGAGTATGAAACCTCTGCTATAAACTGCAAGATCAACCTGGATTTAAAAGAAATTCAAAAGGAGGAAGAAGGATATGTTGAACTACCTAAATTTTACGACTTTGGTGGAAAGAAGGAAGAAATCCTCACACGGAATTTTTTGCGGATCAATCAGGAAATCGAGTTATTGGTTGCTGGTTTCATGTAG
- the traM gene encoding conjugative transposon protein TraM, with protein MKIDFKNPRYIIPLIAVPFLCLFFFVYRQSISKKQTVRTEKDISGNLAEISDQVRERGLSDKLEAYKNSYKEADGYSAIKAVGEDLLPQATMASSYSDREKNRLDSIEESIKRQAYLPMQQSRKPLSGYSPARTESGIGTRPEDRAVAQALASLAEARNRERPPSTGTTKETDPMDLFKKQMAYIDSMQKVNDPAYIDLQKEKKIKVEELIREEKVLPVSRKSAVKSEFNTLLADESREMITAIIDEDVTGYSGSRIRLRLLEEVYVGKLQLPKGTYMYARISGFSEQRVQLEISSVLCAGKVLPIKLLIYDMDGLPGLYVPASAFREFSKGLGSSPVQGFNTMGSGQGQNEFVMSTIDRLFQSSSSAIANMVRKNRAKLKYNNQVFLVDPQDLQGQN; from the coding sequence ATGAAAATAGATTTTAAAAATCCACGCTACATCATTCCCCTGATTGCCGTTCCTTTTCTATGCCTTTTCTTTTTCGTGTATAGGCAGAGCATTTCAAAAAAACAGACAGTAAGGACCGAAAAGGATATCAGCGGAAACCTTGCTGAGATATCGGACCAGGTCCGTGAACGCGGGCTTTCGGATAAGCTGGAAGCTTATAAAAACAGTTATAAGGAGGCTGATGGATACTCAGCAATAAAAGCTGTTGGGGAGGATCTGTTGCCGCAGGCGACGATGGCCAGTTCTTATTCTGACCGTGAGAAAAACAGGCTGGACTCTATTGAAGAATCCATCAAAAGGCAGGCCTACTTACCTATGCAGCAGAGCAGAAAACCTTTATCCGGTTATTCTCCCGCAAGAACCGAAAGCGGTATAGGCACCAGGCCTGAAGACCGCGCAGTGGCACAAGCGCTGGCAAGCCTGGCGGAAGCCAGAAACAGAGAGCGGCCACCTTCTACTGGTACGACAAAAGAAACTGATCCCATGGATCTGTTTAAAAAGCAGATGGCCTATATAGACAGCATGCAGAAAGTTAATGACCCTGCTTACATCGACCTGCAGAAGGAAAAAAAGATAAAGGTAGAGGAACTTATCCGAGAAGAGAAAGTTCTTCCCGTTTCCAGGAAGTCTGCGGTCAAATCTGAATTCAATACCCTTTTAGCGGATGAAAGCAGGGAGATGATTACCGCGATCATCGATGAAGATGTTACCGGGTATTCAGGATCAAGGATACGACTTAGGCTGCTTGAGGAGGTTTATGTAGGAAAACTGCAGTTGCCAAAAGGAACATATATGTATGCCAGGATTAGCGGTTTTTCAGAGCAACGTGTTCAGTTAGAGATCAGCTCTGTATTATGTGCTGGAAAAGTCCTTCCAATAAAACTCTTGATTTATGATATGGACGGCCTGCCTGGCTTATATGTTCCCGCTTCAGCCTTCCGGGAGTTCTCCAAGGGACTTGGTTCAAGCCCAGTCCAGGGATTCAATACGATGGGCAGCGGCCAGGGCCAGAACGAATTTGTGATGAGTACCATAGACAGGCTTTTCCAGTCAAGCTCTTCAGCCATTGCCAACATGGTCAGGAAAAACAGGGCGAAGTTAAAGTACAACAACCAGGTATTCCTTGTCGATCCTCAGGATCTTCAGGGCCAAAATTAA
- a CDS encoding M23 family metallopeptidase, whose amino-acid sequence MLVSCSALLISVTGYGAVQDTAFTKWYATFPLKEFKLNSAYGIRVHPVTGERYSFHKGIDIAGKNEIVVSLLPGIIDKIGYTSIMGNYVAIRYGGYVVYYAHLSKIYCCVGLIVPTGYPIGLTGSTGRTTGEHLHLSVLRDRASINPLYFLMIILSISGAELKHYLYGG is encoded by the coding sequence TTGCTGGTTTCATGTAGTGCTTTATTGATCAGTGTTACTGGATACGGGGCCGTTCAGGATACTGCTTTTACTAAATGGTATGCAACGTTTCCACTCAAAGAATTTAAACTAAATTCTGCTTATGGTATCAGGGTTCATCCGGTTACCGGAGAACGGTATTCTTTTCACAAGGGAATAGACATAGCAGGTAAAAACGAGATTGTTGTTTCTTTGCTCCCAGGAATAATTGATAAAATTGGCTATACGTCCATAATGGGCAATTATGTTGCCATAAGATACGGTGGCTATGTCGTTTATTATGCCCACTTATCGAAAATATATTGTTGTGTTGGCCTGATTGTTCCTACGGGCTATCCCATAGGGCTTACCGGATCAACGGGCAGGACAACGGGCGAACATTTGCATCTATCTGTGCTACGGGACAGAGCGAGCATTAATCCGCTTTATTTTCTTATGATAATTCTATCAATTTCAGGCGCGGAACTCAAGCACTATTTATATGGCGGATAA
- a CDS encoding DUF4138 domain-containing protein, with product MKNKILTAILILAMAGNLFAQVSGNIIGSSSEIPKVFIKRSLTLHFLAPEKITYVDIPKGMVGDLPDKNLLRVKIPDSAKIKGAFIGVLTILGEKRIKQYAMIYDDRPETAFSPLIDIGIGGMRTIEPKTSMVSSAELDSISRAMLEHGPLKADARKKKNGIRAVLNGIRTVGEFILLDIGFENMTDIPYEIDGLRFRIEDEKQHKATTVQSLEIVPVSSLLNIQAFEKRYRNIFVLRRLTFPDHKRLKIELSEKQISGRSITFDIRYSDILKAKKIII from the coding sequence ATGAAAAATAAAATTTTAACAGCTATACTGATCCTTGCTATGGCAGGGAATCTTTTTGCTCAAGTTTCAGGCAATATTATTGGATCATCCTCAGAGATTCCAAAGGTTTTTATCAAGCGGTCCCTGACATTGCATTTTCTAGCTCCGGAAAAGATTACATATGTTGACATTCCGAAAGGAATGGTTGGCGATCTGCCGGATAAAAATCTGCTGAGGGTTAAAATTCCTGATTCGGCCAAAATCAAAGGTGCGTTTATCGGAGTACTCACCATCCTTGGAGAAAAAAGGATCAAACAGTACGCTATGATCTATGATGACAGGCCGGAAACTGCCTTTAGTCCGCTAATTGATATTGGTATCGGTGGGATGAGGACCATTGAACCGAAAACTTCGATGGTATCAAGTGCTGAACTTGACAGTATTTCCAGGGCGATGCTGGAACATGGGCCGCTGAAGGCGGATGCGAGGAAAAAGAAAAATGGAATCCGTGCTGTGTTAAACGGTATCAGGACGGTCGGAGAGTTTATTCTGCTGGATATTGGATTTGAGAATATGACCGATATCCCTTACGAGATTGATGGGCTGAGGTTTCGCATCGAAGATGAGAAGCAGCATAAGGCAACCACGGTACAGTCACTGGAAATTGTTCCGGTATCAAGCCTGCTAAATATCCAGGCCTTTGAAAAAAGGTACCGGAATATTTTTGTCCTTCGCAGGTTGACCTTTCCGGACCATAAACGGCTTAAGATAGAATTGTCCGAAAAGCAGATCTCAGGACGTTCGATTACTTTTGATATCCGCTATTCCGATATCCTTAAGGCTAAAAAGATTATCATTTAA